The sequence below is a genomic window from Lysobacter capsici.
AGGCGAAGCGCGTAGATGGGCGAGTGATCTTGTGGGTTACTATGGGAGAAACTGATGTCTAGCCTGGCCGTGAAGTTGTCATTTTTCTTGATGTTCTATTCGATTTCTGTTTGTTGTGATGCATATGAGAAAACTTATAGCAAGATATGTAGGTTGAGCAAGGGGACGGAGTTTTCCGGCAGGTACAAGATAAATTTGGCTAAAAGCTATTGCGTGGATAATGGTTGCGTTGCTGCGGAATACTCTGCTACATCCGATGGGTCCAGTCCAAAGAAAATAAGATTTATATCTCCGGCAAAAATACGTGTTGGCGAGGAGTATTTTATGTTCTTCTCGAAAATGAAATATTCTAGTTTCATGCTGCCCGGGCTCAGGGGTAAATCATTTAGGGCGCCGAGCGGGGTTGAATATTTTGTCGGAGAAGACGCGGTTTTTGTCGTTGAATATCCAGGTGTATATTACCGGGATGTTCCTGTGATGTGTTTTGGGGGTGGGGAAGGGTGTGAAGTGATGCTGGATCTTCCTGCCGGCATGGAGAATAAAATAGAATTCGCCAGGGTTGTCGTCCCTGGATTTGAAGGCATTAAAGAAAAATGTAACGAAAGTGGTAATAATGCCGATGGAAGGTGATTGCGCGGGCCCAAGGACCGCCGCTCCGGCGAAGTACATCGAAAACATAGGGCACTACGACTTCACGCAATCATGAAGGCGAAATTAGGAGATGAGCTGCGGAGCTAATGGGCGATTTTGGAGCACAGAAGATGAGGATGCATTTCGATAAAGTCGTCGTCTTGCTAGTGGCGTCGTCTTTCTCGGGCTCGGCTGTTTCCTATGAATTCTCTTACCGGGACATATGCGGACTCATGCGGGGATCCGATGAGTCTGGCCGTTACAAGGTGGTTTCGGCGAAAGAATACTGTCCTGATCGGCAGTGCGTTGCCGTTCAATACGAGGCAGTCGCGGAAGATCGGCGTCGGATAAGTTTTGTTTCCCCGGCCAGGCTGGGGGTTGGCGACAGTTATTTATTATTCTTGTCCAGGTTAACGACGCCCGAGTTCCTTTTGCCGACTGGAGCTGAATATTACTCCGCACCAAAGGGCGTTCGATATTTCGTTGCGCTGGATGCCGCATATGGCTTGGGTCCGTCCGGACTGATGTATAGGGAGCTTCCATCCTTTCCCTGCATCGGTGCGGGAGATGCCTGCGATGTGATGCAAGGCATGCCTCGTGAGCTCTCGGGCGAGATCATCTCGGCGAAAGTCATTTTTCGCGATTTGGAGAAAAAGAAGTCGGAGTGCATGGCTAAGTGAAGTTGCCGGTCTGATGCAAAGGCCGATGGTGGCGGCTGAAATTCCGACGAATCTTCTTGTGTCTGAACTGATCGGCAGGCGATGTCGGCGTTGGGCCATGGCGGACAACGCAGTTAAGCATTCAAGGTCCGGACGGTGGCAATGCGCTGCTATGCCGGCAAACAGCGTAAAAGATCACTGTGGCCGTGTGATCACGCACGCCGAGAGCTACGTCTGCGAAGTCGACGGCCGCTTGGTGGTCGGTATCTGGCGCGACCCGTTGATAACGGCGTCCCAGCCACCTCAGTCGCTACGCAGCACTAGGCACCCGTGCCGACCGATCCATGAAATAACCGATGATCGCGCCGATCGCGATCGGCACCAGCGCATAGATCGGGACGAACACCAAAGCGACCGCCGTTGATGCCGCCTTGGCTCAGTTTTCAGGCGGTATGCGTCAAAAATTGATCGATAATGTCAATGCAATAAGGCTAATAATTCGGGCGCGTGGTAGGCCTGAGGATCTGCAGGCATGGAACGATATGAGTTATATAGGAATTGTCGTTGGCAAGGTTACGGGCATGAGCATGCGGTGGCCGATCACTTATACAGAAGCAAATCCGGGGTTTCAGGCGGAATTATTGCGGTTAACAAAAATTGGTTTAAGTTTGAGTCTCCGGACCATCAGCTTTTTACAATTGCGCATGAATTTAGGCACGCGATGTATGGAAATGCACTGTATAAAAATATTCCTATCAAGAGCACCTTCGGATCCAGCGGCTATGAGAGGGATAGAGATAAGCTTAAGCTGTCGCGCGACAACGAGGGTGATGCGCGTAGATGGGCCCAAGAAGTGCTCGGGTATAGTGACAGGGATCGTTTCCATACATTAGAGCACGTTCAAAAGCCCCCAGTTAAGGGTGTAAAGAAGTGAAATCATGTCTGATTGCATTATTTATTTTCTTTGCCGCATGCGGCCCTGTTTCGCATGGCCAACAGGGCTCTAATTTCCGGTCCCTGTGTGAGGTCGGCATTAGCGCGGACAAGCGAGGGAGTTACAGGGTCCTGTCCTCCAAGGCGATATGTTCAGCTGACCATTGTATGGGAGGTGAGTATGTGGGTGGCTCGGGAGAGAATAGGACTAAATTTTTCTCTACAGCCAGCTTGGTCGTGGGAAGAGAGTATTATTTATTTTTATCTAAAACGCCTGTGGCCGGTATTCTCTTGGATGTCGGTGGAGATGTTATCGAGAATGCGAGAGCTGTAAAAATAAATACCGCCGCGAAATTTTTTGTTCCCGTCGATGGGGCCTACTGGATGCAACATGATGGCGCGGTAGTCAGAGATGTGCCTGGTTTATGTTTGGGCCGGGCTGCCGAGTGTGGCATTGTAGATAAGCTGCGCTCGGAAGACGGGCTTGGTATATATGGCGCGGCAATCGAGGTGCGTGATTTTAATGCCAAGTTGAATTCCTGCCTGAAGAAAAAAATAGGCGACTTGAACGAATACGGTGAGTGAGTAACGCGTGGGCCGCTGATGCAGCAGAGTCGGGGCGTGCGTATTTTCTATATTTTCGACGCCCTGGGCCATTTGCGTTTGAGCTAACGCCTGGAGTACTTCGACGCTGACGACGAGCGCAAGGACATCCCGGTAGCCGGCCGGATCAAGCACGACGAAACCTACAACTACGACGCCGACGGCCGCGTATTGCGCCGGTAGGTTCTTGTCGAAAGACCTTACGCCGGTGCATCGTGCGATGGCCGAACAATCCAGAGGCAGGTTCGGCGGCGGTACTTCGCGCTTCAACGAAGCCGAAAACACGCTTTGTCATCAGCTTGAAGTGATGAATATGCTCAACAACGGACGTAGAAATCTTCCCGCTTTCATCAGGGATATTCCCTTGAAGACGCATCTTCGGGCGTTCACCAATCAAGCCCGAGTGGTCGCCCGTGATCTGGGGAAAATATGAGCGCCAGCCTGAATTCAATTGATCCGTCCGAGATCATTGGTCTGAGCACGATCGAAGAGGCTGTGCTTGACAGTGCATCCTTGCCGTCGGATGAAGTTCGCAAGCGCTATCTGCTGATAGGGGATGCACTGTACGTTAGCGCGCAGGCGCTCCGCCTCGACGAGGATTTCGACAATTTGTTGGTGTTCGCCGTCGGCGTGGCTGAGGAGATGTCCGAGGTCCTGCTTCGACAGGCGATTGCATTATCGAACCGTAGGCATTGGCAGTATCGTCCTTTGATGTTGAAGAGCGATGAGGGTAACGATCCGAGCAGCGAAGTGATCGCAAAAGACGACCAGAGCAATGCGATGGTGGATTGTTTGTTGTATCACCTGCGAAAGGACGATCGGTATGCAGCGGGTGCGAACGCATTGATGGCTTCGCAAGGCTGACGCCGAGGAAATTTCTGGCGCGATCAAATGGGTAAGCAGCCGCTATCAATCAGACAGCGGCTGGTGCGCGAAATTATTCCGGTTGTATGACGTCGAGGATGCGCTCTACCTGCTCGGCCCACAGCCGGAAGACCTTGGCCAACGCCGACGCCTCGGTCGCTCGTGTTGCGAGTGTCAGGTTAAGGGTCGATGGTCGGGTCGATCATTTCGACGATGTTGAACAGTTCGCCGCGAAAGACTGGCAGGTCGTGAACGCGTGAATCGGCACCGCGATGTTTCCCGGCACGCATGGTCGAGCCGATCGGCGGCAGCACACGAAACGCCGACAAACAGGGCAAGAATCTCACGGAGATTGTTTGGATCAAGCGCGCCGAGACCTACGGTCGCGAAGTCGACGCCAGCATGATTGCCGGCACCTGACCCGACCCGACAGCGCCGTTGGCAGGCCCCGCCGCCTCAGCCGCTATGCAGCGCTAGGCACCCGTCCGGCCCGATCCATGAAGTAACCAACGATCGCGCCGATCGCGATCGGCACCAGTGCGTAGATCGGGATGAACACCAATGCGATCGCCGCTTGCGCATCCGCCGCAAGATCCAACGAGTAGTGCGCGAACGCGAGAAAGCCGAAGCCGAGCAGCGCGGGCGCCCATAGGGATGAGGCGCGCTTGTAGAGCAGGCTCACGGCAATGATCGCGCCCCAGGCGATGGCGTTGAAGGCGCTCAGGAACAACGCGGCGCCGATGCCGTTGTGCGTGTATTGCGCAAGCCAGCCGATGCCGTGCGGCACGCGCGCCGCGTACGGCAGCAGTATCCCTACCAACATCACGATCACTCGCGCCTTGCGCATCGTCATGACGACCATCCTGGTTGCGATCGGGCCCCAAAGGGGAATGGCCGGATTCTCGACGGGACCATGGCAGGGCGTCAATCGGAACTGCGTGGCGGCACGCTCAATTCGCTGGATCGGCGGCGTCTGCCCAGGCGAATCGCCATTTCGGATTGTTTTTGGCTGGCCTATCCGCCAGAAACAAAAGCCCCGCCGAAGCGGGGCCCTTGCCGGATCGTCTCGGCCGATCCCGAAGGGCCGGCCGGCGCCGCGATCATCCTTCCGGAAGATCGCATTTCATTCTTGCATCGATATGAAACGGCTTCGGAACGTCGGGGTTTGAGCTCTTCTGCTCGCCGTCGAGCTTGAACGATTCCGAATCGGGCTTGCCGCCGCGCTCGGTGCAGGCGGAGGTCAATTTTTCCTTCACCGCGGCAATGGCGGCGTCGCGCGTGGCGCCATCGGCGCTGTTGGTCAGGTTGACCACTTCCGCGAACGCGTTCTGGCTCATCCCGAAAGCCACACCCATCAGGGCGATCACATACCACTTCTTCATGCCTACTCTCCTTAGTAAACGACTTTGGTGCGCGTCGATGGTAATGCGGCGGTTGTTGGAATCGTGTTATCCAGCGGCCCTCGTCAATGCGACGTAAAGAATTTCGGGACTGAACACAGTGAATGTCGCTAGCCGGTATGCCGCAGGCGCTTGCCGATCGAAGAAGCACGCATGTCTGCGTTCTTGGAAAATTTACGCACCATCCGAAAGCGGGGCGCGATAGGGAAGAAATTTCAACCCATGTGCTTCGCCTCGACACCTCGACCCATGCTCCGAAAGCAAAACGTGACGGGACGTTGGCACCGGACTTTTTGAAAAAACTCTTGCGCCGTCACTCGCTGTTACGGGCGTCAGTCAGCGCCGTTGATCCACCCGCCATGATGGCGAGGATTTATTGCCTTCGCCGATTCGGGCATCGGCGTCCTGTGAGGGCAACCGTAGCCAGGATTTCCGCCACCGGTCAGGAACCTTGGCTGTCTCTCAGCACGATCGCTCCCGTGCGCGGGTTGGTGAGGGTCACGTTCTCGAGTGCCTTGATCCGCCACTCGCCCGCCTGTCGCGTCAACACCGCAAGAATCACCGTATCGACCGCGTGCGGCCCTGCTGGATGAGCCGCGCCGGCGGTGAGACGGCTCCAGAAGTGCAAGACGACCGCGTCCTCGCCGAGGGGGATCGAGTCGATCAGCTCGTTTTCCAACGAGGAATCGCTGTAGATGGTGGCATGGATGGGTACATGCAGGGCGACGATTTGGTCGACGCCGCGCACGTAGTGACCGAATCGGTTCACGAATGTCGCATCCTCATGGAACAACGCGCCGAGCGATTCCATGTCGTGGCGGTTCCAGGCGATTTGAAACGCGACAGGCGCGTCTTCGGGCTGCTTTATCTGAGTCATGCGGGGCCTCGTCGGCTTCCAGGGGGCGTGTGTGATCTTGGTTGCGGGGGCGGGCCGGGCTTTTGATGCCGAGCAGTCGCAGGCCGCGTTACGACCATCCGTTTCCGCGGCCCGCGTGGATGTAGTTGTCGTCGCAAACCGGGCATCCCAGCAGCCACGTGTGCAGCGAGTGGATCGTGCAATACGGCGCGTGCTCGTCGGGCGCGAATGACGTCACGGTCAACTGCCCGGTTCGGGGTTCGACAAAGGCCGGCAGCGCCGCGAGTTCGGCTTGCGCATCCTCCCAGCCCAGGTGCCGGAGCAGTTCGACCGGCAGGCCCGCATTCACCGCCGCGTCCAGCAGGCGATGGACGTCGATTTCCCGCCAGCCGGTCTGCGCCGCCATCCATTTTCGAAATTCCCGTTTGTGGCTCGGGCGGATCTTCGCCCAGATCGAAAAATCCGCGATTTCGGTCATGCGTCGGTTTCTCTCAAGCTGCAAGGCGTTGCCATGGAACACGATGAGGCGCGTCGCGTGGGTGACGGATCGGACACGCGCCTGATAACGACAGGATCGCTGATCCAGCGCCGGTGAAGGCCGGCAGGCGCGCGCAAGCGATCGCATGACGAGTTCGGTGGCACCGACGCGGCCCGTGGCGCCGATTCCAGCATCGGTCCGTCGTGACGGCGCCCGGCCCGCGCAGTCGGGCTCAATTGTTTGCACTAAGATGGTGCAATGCCCGCCGACCCCCAGCCCGCCTCCGACCTGAGCCTCGACAGCCTGACCACGCCGCTCGCCTGGAGCGATGCGGGTGGGACCTTGAGCGGCTGCAATACCGCGTTCTCGCGGTGGTTCGGGATCGGCGCGCGGCGGTTGCTGGGTTGGCCGCTGGCCGGCCTGGACGCGGGCGATGGCCGTCTGGCGTTGGCCTTGTCGCGCGAAGGCGGCGACGAGGCGCCGCTGCGGATGCGACGGATGCGGCTGCGCTACGCCGATGGCGAGGAGCGTTTCGCCGATCTGTGGCTGAGCCGGCGCGAGGGCGGCGGTTGGCTGCTGGAAGCGCACCCGGTCGACGAGTTTCCCGGCGACGATCCGGCCTTGCTGCTGCCGTCGGCGTTGTCGGCGTCGTTGAAGGGGCTCGCGCACGAATTGCGCAATCCGCTGGCGGGTCTGAAGGGCGCGTCGCAGTTGCTGGCGCGGCGGGTCGACGATGCGGATTCGCGCGAGCTGATCGGCTTGATCGACAGCGAGGTCGAGCGCCTGACCGGCCTGGTCGATCGCCTGCTGACGCCGGCGCCGCCGCGGCCGCACGCGCCGTTGAATATCCACGCGGTGCTCGAACGCGTGCTGCGCCTGGCCGAGGCCGACGCGGGCTGGGCGGTGCGGCTGGTGCGCGACTACGATCCGAGCCTGCCCGAATTCGCCGGCGACGCCGATCGATTGATGCAGGCGGTGTGGAACCTGGTGCGCAACGCGATCGAGGCCGGCGCGACCCACGTCAACCTGCGCACGCGCATCGAGCACGGCGTGCGCATCGCCGACACCTCGCATCCGATCGCGTTGCGTCTGGAGATCATCGACGACGGTCATGGCGTGCCCGACGAACTGGCCGAGCAGTTGTTCCTGCCGCTGGTGTCCGGTCGCGCCGAAGGCAGCGGGCTCGGGCTGGCGCTGGCGCAGCAGGTTTCGCGCGAGCATCGCGGCTCGCTGGCGTATCGCTCGCGGCCGGGCCACACCGTGTTCACCCTGCTGTTGCCGATGCATATCGAAAGCGAGGGAGCGGCATGAGCGCAGCCAGGGTGTGGGTGGTCGACGACGATCGATCGGTGCGTTTCGTGCTGGCGACGGCGTTGCGCGAGGCCGGTTACCATGTCGATGCGTTCGAAAACGCCGCCGATGCGCTGGACGCCTTGGACCAGCGCGGCGCGCCGGACCTGCTGTTCACCGACGTGCGCATGCCCG
It includes:
- a CDS encoding SgcJ/EcaC family oxidoreductase, which translates into the protein MTQIKQPEDAPVAFQIAWNRHDMESLGALFHEDATFVNRFGHYVRGVDQIVALHVPIHATIYSDSSLENELIDSIPLGEDAVVLHFWSRLTAGAAHPAGPHAVDTVILAVLTRQAGEWRIKALENVTLTNPRTGAIVLRDSQGS
- a CDS encoding two-component system sensor histidine kinase NtrB; the protein is MPADPQPASDLSLDSLTTPLAWSDAGGTLSGCNTAFSRWFGIGARRLLGWPLAGLDAGDGRLALALSREGGDEAPLRMRRMRLRYADGEERFADLWLSRREGGGWLLEAHPVDEFPGDDPALLLPSALSASLKGLAHELRNPLAGLKGASQLLARRVDDADSRELIGLIDSEVERLTGLVDRLLTPAPPRPHAPLNIHAVLERVLRLAEADAGWAVRLVRDYDPSLPEFAGDADRLMQAVWNLVRNAIEAGATHVNLRTRIEHGVRIADTSHPIALRLEIIDDGHGVPDELAEQLFLPLVSGRAEGSGLGLALAQQVSREHRGSLAYRSRPGHTVFTLLLPMHIESEGAA